One segment of Halomonas sp. TD01 DNA contains the following:
- a CDS encoding GDYXXLXY domain-containing protein: MSSNVKRHRWIVIAATVVVLAVVNWTIWQKEHHLAEGEIVYLELAPVDPRSLMQGDYMALSFALANRIRMQRAIDRHEEEGGNAMQTAANDSVVVRLDEASIAHFQRLDDGTPLGDDERRLRYRLRNGDVRFATDAFFFQEEQAERFEPARYGQFRVNEHGELLLVALYDEELEALGEMER; encoded by the coding sequence ATGAGCAGTAACGTGAAGCGACACCGCTGGATAGTGATTGCCGCCACTGTCGTTGTGCTAGCGGTGGTTAACTGGACTATTTGGCAGAAAGAGCATCATCTGGCCGAAGGTGAGATTGTTTATTTGGAGCTTGCCCCCGTTGATCCGCGCTCGTTAATGCAGGGCGACTACATGGCGCTAAGCTTTGCGTTGGCTAATCGTATCCGCATGCAGCGTGCAATTGATCGCCACGAAGAGGAGGGTGGAAATGCCATGCAAACGGCAGCCAATGACAGCGTGGTGGTTCGTTTGGATGAAGCATCAATCGCCCACTTCCAGCGCTTGGATGATGGCACGCCGCTAGGCGATGACGAGAGGCGTTTACGTTATCGGCTGCGCAATGGGGACGTGCGCTTTGCTACGGATGCGTTTTTCTTTCAGGAAGAACAAGCCGAGCGTTTTGAGCCTGCCCGCTACGGCCAGTTCCGAGTCAATGAGCACGGCGAGCTGCTGCTAGTCGCGCTATATGACGAAGAACTCGAGGCGCTGGGTGAAATGGAGCGTTGA
- a CDS encoding DUF4401 domain-containing protein, producing the protein MNQPMNTLTQRLTQAGVSLNEPSSTAPLESPWFVRVLQAFSGWLAALFLLGFIATAVVFVMESPMASLVVGSLLISGAFALLRAARSDVLEHMALAFSLAGQLLVAWPAVEMWGISASLWWVLLALQCSLALIMPSQVHRSMSAFLASLALTMALAVNGLAPVAIGLVVLVLTLLWLNEYRWPRRIGAVQAWGAGLLVGLLVLQGQAYSNQLSWFYDSDVRWFGPWLASWLGTALVALALMCVIHQAFRQHSQPAIAQRLAIYGAVALVAVVSVYMPGFGAGVTVLLLGFTIGHRVLMGSGILLLLMAASSYYYWLDVTLLVKSLMLLAMGAFLLTLRWLLMRWLLNQWLTVHKPEPQGDANEQ; encoded by the coding sequence ATGAACCAGCCGATGAATACGTTAACGCAGCGATTAACTCAGGCGGGCGTGTCACTAAACGAACCTTCATCAACAGCACCGCTGGAGTCACCCTGGTTTGTGAGGGTTCTGCAGGCGTTCTCCGGCTGGTTAGCAGCGCTGTTTTTGTTGGGCTTTATTGCCACGGCAGTGGTGTTTGTCATGGAAAGCCCAATGGCTTCTCTTGTTGTAGGCAGCCTGTTGATTAGCGGGGCATTTGCGCTACTACGCGCCGCGCGAAGCGATGTGTTGGAGCACATGGCGCTGGCGTTTAGTTTAGCTGGGCAATTATTAGTGGCCTGGCCAGCGGTCGAAATGTGGGGTATTTCCGCCAGCCTATGGTGGGTACTGCTGGCGCTACAGTGCTCGCTGGCACTGATCATGCCGAGCCAGGTTCACCGCAGTATGTCGGCGTTTTTAGCAAGCCTAGCGTTAACGATGGCGCTGGCAGTCAATGGACTGGCACCGGTGGCGATTGGTTTGGTGGTGCTGGTGCTGACACTGCTCTGGTTGAATGAGTATCGTTGGCCAAGGCGCATAGGGGCGGTTCAGGCATGGGGGGCTGGACTGTTAGTGGGTCTGCTAGTGCTTCAAGGGCAGGCGTACTCTAACCAGCTTAGCTGGTTTTATGATTCAGACGTTCGGTGGTTCGGCCCATGGCTCGCCAGCTGGCTAGGCACTGCGTTGGTGGCGTTGGCCTTAATGTGTGTTATTCATCAGGCATTTCGTCAGCATTCTCAGCCTGCCATTGCACAGCGCTTGGCGATTTATGGCGCAGTCGCGCTAGTCGCGGTGGTGTCGGTTTACATGCCAGGGTTTGGCGCCGGGGTTACCGTACTACTGCTCGGGTTTACGATTGGCCATCGGGTGCTGATGGGAAGCGGTATTTTGTTACTACTGATGGCGGCTAGCAGTTATTACTACTGGCTGGACGTGACGCTGTTGGTGAAATCACTCATGTTGCTGGCAATGGGGGCGTTCCTGTTAACCCTTCGCTGGTTATTGATGCGTTGGTTGCTAAACCAGTGGCTAACAGTGCATAAGCCTGAGCCGCAAGGAGATGCCAATGAGCAGTAA
- a CDS encoding DUF2157 domain-containing protein, giving the protein MATTRRKLMSLIGQGVIPPEQVPLAVKVAGLHPSPHAWALLIDRLLLWLGSLALACAVLFFVAFNWSDMGRLPRFALVQAALVLAAGIAVWGSASVMLFRVTLTAASLLIGVLLALVGQIYQTGADPWQLFFTWALLTLPLVWIARFDALWLAWLGLLNLSVWLYSSTWGGVFGNVFSADNAGLWGLVLINLVAQVVWEWGAQRRGWPGRWAICLLALGSGVPLTLLMMAWVSGETHALTPIVAVYPVWLAVLYGVYRQWRLELFMLAGGCVSVIAVVTLLLARYMLWESQWNEGGLLLLAGAVFAMGAAAVTWLKRLNAEDAS; this is encoded by the coding sequence ATGGCGACTACACGCCGTAAACTCATGTCGTTAATCGGGCAGGGAGTGATACCTCCTGAGCAAGTGCCGTTAGCGGTTAAAGTGGCGGGGCTGCACCCGTCGCCCCACGCCTGGGCGCTGTTGATTGACCGGCTGCTACTGTGGCTGGGGAGCTTGGCGTTGGCTTGCGCGGTGCTGTTCTTCGTGGCTTTCAATTGGTCGGACATGGGCCGCCTGCCGCGCTTTGCGTTAGTGCAGGCTGCGTTGGTGTTGGCGGCAGGCATCGCGGTGTGGGGCAGCGCGAGCGTGATGCTTTTTCGCGTGACGTTAACTGCTGCGTCTCTATTGATAGGAGTACTACTGGCGCTGGTGGGTCAGATTTACCAAACCGGTGCTGACCCATGGCAGCTGTTTTTCACCTGGGCGCTGCTCACCTTGCCATTGGTATGGATAGCACGCTTTGATGCGCTTTGGTTGGCGTGGTTAGGGCTTTTGAACCTATCCGTGTGGCTGTATAGCAGCACCTGGGGCGGTGTTTTTGGCAATGTGTTCTCTGCCGATAACGCGGGCTTATGGGGACTGGTGCTGATCAACTTAGTGGCTCAAGTCGTGTGGGAGTGGGGCGCGCAGCGCCGAGGTTGGCCGGGGCGTTGGGCGATTTGCTTACTGGCGCTAGGTAGCGGCGTGCCACTGACGCTACTGATGATGGCGTGGGTGAGCGGGGAAACGCATGCGTTGACACCGATTGTGGCGGTTTACCCTGTGTGGTTGGCAGTGCTGTATGGCGTTTATCGTCAGTGGCGGCTTGAGCTATTTATGTTGGCAGGGGGCTGCGTCTCGGTGATTGCGGTGGTCACATTGCTGCTTGCACGCTACATGCTATGGGAAAGCCAATGGAATGAAGGCGGCTTGCTGTTGCTGGCAGGTGCTGTCTTTGCCATGGGGGCGGCAGCGGTGACGTGGTTGAAACGCTTAAACGCTGAGGACGCATCATGA
- a CDS encoding response regulator transcription factor, producing MTRNVLIIEDNPGIGELVRMHVAELGMNPILCERGDSGLERFREGGIDLVVLDLMLPGLDGLSICREIRAGPGYVPVLMLTAKSTELDRVLGLEMGADDYLTKPFSVAELSARVKALFRRVDAMASSSVTEPSQQALITDGLRIDPLRRRVFIKDQPVELTAREFDLLWHFATHPGRVFSRAQLLDTVWGYSHEGYEHTVNTHINRLRGKIEADPADPVFIQTVWGVGYRFRE from the coding sequence ATGACACGAAACGTACTGATTATTGAGGATAACCCGGGTATTGGTGAACTCGTCCGCATGCATGTGGCCGAGCTTGGCATGAACCCTATTCTTTGCGAGCGCGGTGATTCCGGGCTTGAGCGTTTTCGTGAAGGGGGCATCGACCTTGTGGTTCTCGACCTGATGCTGCCCGGCCTGGACGGGCTGTCAATTTGCCGCGAAATCCGCGCCGGCCCAGGTTACGTTCCGGTACTGATGCTAACCGCCAAAAGTACGGAGCTTGATCGAGTGCTGGGCCTGGAAATGGGGGCGGATGATTACCTCACCAAACCTTTCAGTGTGGCTGAACTATCAGCAAGGGTGAAAGCCTTGTTCCGACGCGTAGATGCCATGGCATCTTCCTCAGTCACGGAACCCAGCCAGCAAGCATTAATCACCGATGGGCTGCGCATTGACCCGCTGCGTCGGCGGGTATTTATAAAAGACCAGCCTGTTGAACTCACTGCCCGGGAGTTTGACCTGCTATGGCACTTTGCCACACATCCAGGGCGGGTATTTAGCCGTGCCCAACTGCTTGATACCGTGTGGGGCTACAGCCACGAAGGTTACGAACATACCGTCAATACTCATATCAATCGCTTACGAGGCAAGATCGAAGCGGACCCCGCTGACCCGGTGTTTATCCAAACCGTTTGGGGGGTGGGCTATCGCTTCCGCGAATAA
- a CDS encoding HAMP domain-containing sensor histidine kinase translates to MLKTLYTRLALGLFLLLLAVGLLYTFISLYSLREYNASVNQALHQNLAKNLVSDRNLVSNGQLDSSALEELFALYMAINPSIEIYLLGLDGTILSYSADPAKIKRKQVSMAPIHRLMADMSLYPILGDDPRSHDRQKVFSVTPVPTADNPEGYLYVVLRGEEYDTAETMARGGKLLEMSAWALLVSLTVAMLAGLTIFRLLTRRLRSLTRRVEAFENSDISQPRLDSRWHEKQSVVRDEIDYLDATFDDMAHRIAIQIEQLTEKDTQRRRLIAQVSHDLRTPLASMQGYIESLKLRRDRLSPQEQDRFLDIALKEGRRLSRLVDELFELAALEAREKQPVPEPFPLAELVHDVVQKHDQAARDNHLALTLSGNPALPTAYADLAMTERVLDNLISNAIAYSPAGGHIDVVLSQTNGEPQVCIQDSGPGISEQDLPHIFDPFYRGETSGGAGHAGLGLAIARRIMTLQGGDICVENLAAGGASFCIRLPTAPSPPPSNVINT, encoded by the coding sequence ATGCTGAAAACACTCTATACTCGGCTAGCCTTAGGCTTATTTCTGTTATTGCTCGCCGTGGGCCTGCTATATACCTTCATCAGCCTCTATTCGCTGCGTGAATACAACGCTTCGGTCAATCAGGCGTTACACCAGAATCTGGCCAAAAATCTAGTATCAGACAGAAATCTGGTCAGCAACGGGCAGCTTGATAGTAGCGCTCTGGAAGAACTATTCGCACTGTACATGGCCATTAATCCCAGCATCGAGATCTACCTGCTAGGGCTGGATGGCACCATTCTGTCTTATTCAGCAGACCCAGCGAAGATTAAACGCAAGCAAGTCTCGATGGCCCCTATACACAGGCTGATGGCTGACATGAGCCTTTATCCGATACTCGGCGACGACCCTCGCAGCCATGACCGGCAGAAAGTCTTTTCCGTTACCCCAGTGCCAACAGCAGACAACCCCGAAGGGTACCTCTATGTCGTGTTACGGGGTGAAGAGTACGACACGGCGGAAACCATGGCCCGTGGTGGCAAACTACTGGAAATGAGCGCCTGGGCGTTGCTAGTCAGCCTGACGGTGGCGATGCTCGCAGGGCTGACTATTTTCCGCCTGCTGACTCGCCGCCTGAGATCATTAACACGCCGAGTGGAAGCGTTTGAGAACAGCGACATAAGCCAGCCCCGGCTCGATAGCAGATGGCACGAAAAACAGTCCGTGGTGCGCGATGAGATCGATTATCTGGACGCTACCTTCGACGACATGGCCCATCGAATTGCCATACAGATCGAACAGCTGACAGAAAAGGATACCCAACGCCGTCGCTTGATCGCCCAAGTATCTCATGACCTGCGTACCCCGCTTGCCTCCATGCAAGGCTATATCGAAAGCCTGAAATTAAGGCGTGATCGTCTCAGCCCCCAAGAACAGGATCGCTTTCTCGACATTGCCCTCAAAGAAGGCCGTCGGTTAAGCCGCTTAGTGGATGAGCTCTTCGAGCTTGCCGCCCTTGAGGCAAGAGAGAAACAGCCAGTGCCTGAACCCTTCCCGCTAGCAGAACTGGTACATGACGTAGTGCAGAAGCACGACCAAGCTGCACGCGACAACCACTTGGCGCTAACGTTAAGTGGCAACCCAGCATTACCAACCGCGTACGCCGACCTTGCCATGACCGAACGTGTGCTGGACAACTTAATCAGCAACGCCATTGCCTACAGCCCCGCTGGCGGCCACATCGACGTTGTGCTTAGTCAAACGAATGGAGAGCCACAGGTTTGCATACAAGACAGCGGCCCAGGCATTTCGGAACAGGACCTGCCGCATATCTTTGACCCGTTCTATCGTGGAGAGACCTCTGGCGGCGCTGGCCATGCAGGGCTAGGGCTGGCCATTGCGCGCAGAATCATGACGCTGCAGGGCGGTGATATTTGTGTCGAAAATCTAGCCGCTGGAGGGGCTTCCTTCTGCATACGGTTACCCACTGCGCCCTCGCCTCCGCCCTCCAACGTTATAAATACGTAA
- the msrP gene encoding protein-methionine-sulfoxide reductase catalytic subunit MsrP: MLIKIAKPSDLHESDVTPESIYLSRRRFMGGMAGLGAGLALSGHVRANEDYSDVPEGDAPAWLKEKISDTQWRAITPSNPEKDKIAPFDDASGYNNFFEFGTDKRDPARHAGSLKTQPWSVVIDGEVNNGGRFALEDFAKPSQFEERIYRLRCVEAWSMVIPWLGIPFAEVIRRADPTSKAKYVRFETLVDPEQMRGQRSSFSIIDWPYVEGLRLDEAMNPLTLLAMGMYGRELPNQNGAPLRLVVPWKYGFKSIKSIVRISLVEEQPVNSWQQIAADEYGFYANVNPQVDHPRWSQATERRLPNSLFNSNTIDTQMFNGYADEVAELYAGMDLRKHY, encoded by the coding sequence ATGCTTATAAAGATTGCCAAACCGAGTGATTTACACGAATCCGATGTAACACCGGAATCTATTTACCTCTCCCGACGGCGCTTTATGGGCGGCATGGCGGGCTTAGGCGCCGGGCTTGCCCTCTCCGGCCACGTCCGCGCCAACGAAGATTATTCTGATGTACCGGAAGGCGATGCCCCAGCATGGCTGAAGGAAAAAATCAGCGACACCCAATGGCGAGCCATCACCCCCAGCAACCCCGAGAAAGATAAAATCGCCCCTTTTGATGATGCCAGCGGCTACAACAATTTCTTTGAGTTTGGCACCGATAAACGCGACCCCGCCCGCCATGCAGGCAGCCTGAAAACCCAGCCCTGGAGCGTAGTGATCGATGGTGAAGTGAATAACGGCGGGCGCTTTGCCCTAGAAGACTTCGCCAAGCCTTCGCAGTTTGAAGAGCGTATTTACCGCCTGCGCTGCGTAGAGGCGTGGTCAATGGTGATTCCCTGGCTGGGCATCCCCTTTGCGGAGGTGATTCGACGTGCCGATCCCACCAGCAAAGCCAAGTACGTGCGCTTTGAAACCCTAGTCGATCCAGAGCAGATGCGTGGCCAGCGCTCTTCGTTCTCGATAATCGACTGGCCTTACGTAGAAGGTTTGCGCTTAGACGAGGCAATGAACCCGCTGACACTGCTCGCCATGGGCATGTATGGCCGTGAACTGCCCAATCAGAACGGCGCGCCCTTGCGGCTAGTGGTGCCTTGGAAGTATGGCTTCAAAAGTATTAAATCCATTGTGCGCATATCGTTAGTGGAAGAGCAGCCAGTCAACTCATGGCAGCAAATCGCCGCTGATGAGTACGGCTTTTATGCCAACGTAAACCCACAAGTTGACCACCCACGCTGGAGCCAAGCCACCGAGCGGCGGCTTCCTAACAGCCTGTTCAACTCCAATACGATTGATACCCAGATGTTTAACGGCTATGCCGACGAAGTCGCCGAGCTATATGCAGGCATGGATTTAAGGAAGCACTACTAA
- the msrQ gene encoding protein-methionine-sulfoxide reductase heme-binding subunit MsrQ, translating into MAAPRIWLLWRIGVFLAALAPLVFWGWQVAINAAGPEPGNYLLLNIGIGGLWMLLLTLSLTPLTKLTRWKGFALIRRQLGLWTLAYATLHMLSYALFILGLNWALLGSELIKRPYIIVGMIALIGLAILGATSNRWSMRRLGKRWKPLHKFSYAILGLVLLHFFWVVRADMQEWAMYAAITALVMATRLPPVARTLPKLRYRLSR; encoded by the coding sequence ATGGCAGCGCCACGGATATGGTTACTGTGGCGGATAGGCGTTTTCCTGGCGGCGCTCGCGCCGCTGGTGTTCTGGGGCTGGCAGGTAGCCATTAACGCCGCTGGTCCCGAGCCTGGCAATTACCTGCTGCTGAACATCGGTATTGGCGGGCTATGGATGCTACTCCTCACGCTAAGCCTTACACCGCTCACCAAACTCACCCGCTGGAAAGGCTTTGCATTGATCCGCCGCCAGCTTGGCCTCTGGACACTCGCCTACGCCACCCTACATATGCTCAGCTACGCGCTGTTTATTCTGGGGCTTAACTGGGCGCTACTTGGTAGCGAACTGATCAAGCGGCCCTACATCATTGTCGGCATGATCGCGCTGATCGGCCTTGCCATATTGGGGGCTACCTCCAACCGTTGGTCAATGCGCCGCTTAGGTAAACGCTGGAAGCCACTGCACAAATTTTCCTATGCTATTTTAGGCTTGGTGCTGCTGCACTTTTTCTGGGTAGTACGTGCCGACATGCAAGAGTGGGCCATGTATGCCGCCATTACCGCGTTAGTCATGGCAACTCGCCTGCCGCCAGTCGCTCGCACACTACCAAAACTGCGCTATCGATTGAGTCGGTGA
- a CDS encoding potassium channel family protein, protein MNINRAELYRELALETHLRQGLSTINRVICVLILLASLVAILETEPMLRALSPRLFPTLETVFVVIFIGEYLLRLYVVGEDPRYRGVRGRLRYVFSFWALVDLLAILPYFFGAMVQNNGFLLRLLRLGLMLRLTRLGRFSQAWVALAEALKSRSHELWLSAGLAMLLLLLSSFCLYLAEASAQPDAFGSVPRVLWWSVTTLTTVGYGDMVPITGLGKFFAGLTAVAGIGIIAMPTGILAAALSDAFQKNR, encoded by the coding sequence ATGAACATAAACAGAGCTGAACTATACCGAGAGCTAGCCTTAGAGACGCACCTACGACAGGGGCTGTCGACCATTAATAGAGTCATCTGCGTGCTGATTTTGCTGGCATCACTGGTGGCTATTTTGGAAACGGAGCCAATGCTGCGGGCGCTTTCGCCACGCCTTTTTCCTACCTTGGAAACCGTGTTTGTGGTGATCTTTATCGGTGAGTACTTATTGCGTTTGTATGTTGTCGGTGAAGACCCTCGTTATCGCGGGGTAAGAGGCCGGTTACGCTATGTGTTTTCGTTTTGGGCCTTGGTGGATTTACTGGCAATTTTGCCTTATTTCTTTGGAGCTATGGTTCAAAACAATGGCTTTTTACTACGCCTGTTGCGTTTGGGGTTAATGCTGCGGCTAACCCGTTTAGGTAGATTCAGCCAAGCTTGGGTAGCACTGGCAGAAGCGCTGAAGTCCCGTTCTCATGAGCTGTGGTTGAGTGCGGGTTTGGCAATGCTATTGCTGCTACTTTCCTCTTTCTGCCTTTATTTGGCGGAAGCGTCAGCCCAACCGGATGCTTTTGGCAGCGTGCCCCGTGTGCTGTGGTGGAGTGTCACTACGCTGACGACGGTGGGGTATGGCGATATGGTTCCTATCACCGGGTTAGGCAAGTTTTTTGCGGGCTTAACGGCGGTGGCAGGCATCGGGATTATCGCGATGCCCACGGGGATTTTAGCGGCTGCGTTAAGTGATGCGTTTCAGAAAAACCGTTAA
- a CDS encoding SO_0444 family Cu/Zn efflux transporter, with amino-acid sequence MSLINELLSIALSAAPWLMLGLVIAGLIKALMPEHLLQRWMGGRGLGSILRAAVIGMPLPLCSCGAIPTALALHRGGAGRGPTTSFLVSTPGVGVDSMLITSVLLGPLMALARVLGALVTAIVTGILVGFTGQTALPKTTPVSSCCASKGCDDGNANAHATESAGVIAGLKYAFSDLLDDISSWMFAGLLLAGVLVTFVPPETLVGFSGGLLALLLMAVIGIPLYICATAATPVAAGLLLAGISPGMALVFLLAGPVTSLATLAILRREFGSQALVVYLGSILLVTVLIGWVFDQGLAMTGWDPVQQANQVQELLPAFAEWLALGALVLFSIRPVRKRLLGF; translated from the coding sequence ATGAGTCTGATCAATGAGCTGTTGAGCATTGCGCTAAGTGCTGCGCCCTGGCTAATGCTGGGATTGGTGATTGCGGGATTAATTAAGGCATTAATGCCAGAGCACTTATTACAGCGTTGGATGGGGGGGCGTGGGCTGGGCAGCATTTTACGCGCAGCGGTGATTGGTATGCCGCTGCCGCTGTGTTCGTGTGGGGCGATTCCCACCGCGCTGGCGCTGCACCGGGGTGGGGCGGGTCGTGGGCCAACCACATCTTTTCTGGTTAGTACCCCCGGCGTTGGAGTGGATTCAATGCTCATCACCAGTGTGCTATTAGGCCCATTAATGGCGCTGGCGCGGGTGCTGGGAGCCTTGGTAACGGCGATAGTGACAGGCATTTTAGTGGGCTTTACCGGCCAAACAGCACTGCCGAAAACCACCCCCGTTAGCAGTTGCTGTGCATCAAAAGGCTGTGACGATGGCAACGCTAACGCACATGCTACTGAGTCGGCGGGGGTAATCGCAGGGTTGAAGTATGCCTTTAGTGATTTATTGGATGACATCAGCAGTTGGATGTTTGCCGGTTTATTGCTGGCGGGGGTACTGGTTACCTTTGTGCCGCCGGAAACTCTGGTAGGTTTTTCGGGTGGTTTATTGGCGTTACTTCTCATGGCAGTCATCGGTATTCCCTTGTATATCTGTGCTACCGCAGCTACCCCAGTTGCCGCTGGTTTACTATTGGCGGGCATTTCGCCGGGGATGGCGTTAGTCTTTCTACTTGCTGGCCCTGTGACGAGCCTGGCAACCCTGGCCATTCTGCGTCGTGAGTTTGGAAGCCAAGCATTGGTGGTTTATCTGGGCAGCATTCTGCTGGTGACTGTGCTGATTGGCTGGGTGTTTGATCAAGGGCTGGCGATGACGGGTTGGGACCCGGTTCAACAGGCGAACCAAGTTCAGGAACTGCTACCCGCGTTTGCTGAATGGCTGGCTTTAGGCGCGCTGGTACTGTTCTCTATTCGTCCTGTTCGTAAGCGGTTGTTGGGGTTTTAG
- a CDS encoding MerR family transcriptional regulator, translating to MKRHYRIGEVASRTGCSPESIRHYEKLGLLAPPQRGEQGYRSYDQAALERIGFIRHGRSLGLDLHSIQELLALSDNPDTDCTAADDIASRHLQHLEERIAALQALAGELRQVVHQCRGGKTANCQIIQTLYDHQPTCTERGCGEVTA from the coding sequence ATGAAACGCCACTATCGTATTGGGGAAGTTGCCAGCCGAACCGGATGCTCGCCGGAAAGCATTCGCCATTATGAAAAATTGGGATTACTGGCACCGCCACAGCGGGGTGAGCAAGGCTACCGGTCTTATGATCAGGCCGCACTAGAACGCATTGGTTTTATTCGCCATGGCCGCAGCCTAGGGTTAGACCTGCACAGTATTCAGGAACTGCTAGCGCTTTCCGACAACCCCGATACCGACTGCACCGCCGCCGATGACATCGCCAGCCGCCATCTACAACACCTGGAAGAGCGCATCGCTGCCTTACAAGCACTGGCAGGCGAACTGCGCCAAGTGGTTCACCAATGCCGAGGTGGAAAAACTGCCAACTGTCAGATCATTCAAACGCTGTATGACCACCAACCCACCTGCACCGAGCGGGGATGTGGAGAAGTCACAGCATAA
- a CDS encoding PhzF family phenazine biosynthesis protein codes for MNIDLYQVDAFASKPFEGNPAAVCPLEAWLDDALLQAIATESNLSETAFFVQTESGYHLRWFTPSVEVDLCGHATLAAAWVIFNALGDNAETLHFETRSGQLLVQRDGDELAMDFPAKATEPLTMVAEVKAALGINEIEELLMSDDIVVVVNDAQLIEALTPDMQQLKRLPGRGIVVTAKGSDVDIVSRWFGPKVGVEEDPVTGSAHTSLAPYWAKRLGKQQFTARQGGARKGALSCVVEGERVIIKGRVAPYMKGVITLPPQ; via the coding sequence ATGAACATTGATCTTTACCAAGTAGATGCATTTGCCTCTAAGCCGTTTGAAGGTAACCCTGCGGCGGTTTGCCCGCTGGAAGCGTGGCTGGATGATGCGTTGTTGCAGGCGATAGCCACAGAGAGCAATCTCTCTGAAACTGCTTTTTTTGTGCAGACTGAGTCTGGTTATCACCTGCGCTGGTTTACCCCTTCGGTGGAAGTGGATTTATGTGGCCATGCCACGCTGGCGGCGGCGTGGGTGATTTTTAATGCGCTGGGCGATAACGCTGAAACGCTGCATTTCGAGACCCGCAGCGGGCAGCTTTTAGTGCAGCGTGACGGCGACGAACTGGCGATGGATTTCCCTGCGAAGGCAACTGAACCCTTAACGATGGTGGCTGAGGTAAAGGCAGCGCTAGGGATTAACGAGATCGAAGAGCTGCTGATGTCTGACGATATCGTGGTGGTGGTTAACGATGCGCAGTTGATTGAAGCGCTAACGCCGGACATGCAGCAATTGAAGCGCCTTCCAGGCCGCGGCATTGTCGTTACTGCGAAAGGCAGCGATGTGGATATTGTCTCTCGCTGGTTTGGCCCTAAGGTGGGCGTGGAAGAAGATCCCGTTACCGGTTCTGCGCATACCTCGCTTGCGCCTTATTGGGCGAAGCGGTTAGGCAAGCAGCAGTTTACCGCACGCCAGGGTGGTGCCCGTAAAGGTGCGCTGAGCTGCGTGGTAGAAGGCGAACGCGTCATTATCAAAGGCCGCGTTGCGCCTTACATGAAAGGGGTGATTACGCTGCCACCACAGTGA